A single window of Pectobacterium parmentieri DNA harbors:
- the gltB gene encoding glutamate synthase large subunit, with translation MLYDASQERDNCGFGLIAHIEGEPSHKVVRTAIHALARMQHRGAILADGKTGDGCGLLLQKPDRFFRLVAEEHGWRLAKNYAVGMMFLNQDEDLARATRRIVEEELQNETLSVLGWREVPTNPDVLGEIALSSMPRIEQIFVNAPAGWRQRDMERRLFMARRRIEKRIEDKEFYVCSFSNLVTIYKGLCMPADLPRFYLDLADLRMESAICLFHQRFSTNTVPRWPLAQPFRYLAHNGEINTIAGNRQWARARAYKFKTPLIPDLQDAAPFVNETGSDSSSLDNMLELFLSGGMDIIRAMRLLVPPAWQNNPDMDPELRSFFDFNSMHMEPWDGPAGIVMSDGRYAACNLDRNGLRPARYVITKDKLITCASEVGIWDYQPDEVVEKGRVGPGELMVIDTRSGRILHSAETDNDLKSRHPYKEWMEKNVKRLVPFEELPDDQVGSREFDNELLETYQKQYGYSSEELDQVIRVLGENGQEATGSMGDDTPFAVLSSRPRIIYDYFRQQFAQVTNPPIDPLREAHVMSLATSIGREMNVFCEAEGQAHRLSFKSPILLYSDFTQLTSQDELHYRADTLDLTFDPSQQTLQQTIEKLCDEAESKVRDGAVLLVLSDRGISESRLPVPAPMAVGAVQRRLVEKSLRCDANIIVETASARDPHHFAVLLGFGATAIYPYLAYETLARMVDNHTIDKPYRAVMLNYRNGINKGLYKIMSKMGISTIASYRCSKLFEAVGLHKDVSTECFLGVVSRIGGANYSDFEQDLLNLSKRAWLKRKTLEQGGLLKFVHGGEYHAYNPDVVTTLQTAVKTGEYSDYEQYAKLVNERPAATLRDLLALKPQEGAAIAIDSVEPATEMFKRFDTAAMSIGALSPEAHESLAEAMNGLGGFSNSGEGGEDPARYGTNKVSRIKQVASGRFGVTPAYLVNADVIQIKVAQGAKPGEGGQLPGDKVTPYIARLRYSVPGVTLISPPPHHDIYSIEDLAQLIFDLKQVNPKAMISVKLVSEPGVGTIATGVAKAYADLITIAGYDGGTGASPLSSVKYAGCPWELGLVETQQALVSNGLRHKIRLQVDGGLKTGLDIVKAAILGAESFGFGTGPMVALGCKYLRICHLNNCATGVATQDEKLRRDHYHGLPERVANYFHFIAHETRVLMAELGVSRLVDLIGRTDLLVELDGFSAKQNKLDLSPLLHAAQPQPGKALYCTESNLSFDKGLLNKELLAQAQPHIDAKQGKALYFDIRNTDRSVGATLSGAIAEKHGDQGLAGDPIKAHFSGTAGQSFGVWNAGGLELKLTGDANDYVGKGMAGGSISVRPPVGSAFRSHEASIIGNTCLYGATGGKLFAAGRAGERFAVRNSGCITVVEGIGDNGCEYMTGGIVCVLGRTGVNFGAGMTGGFAYVLDEDGEFRKRVNPELVEVLAVEELAIHEEHLRGLITEHVHQTGSHRGEEILANWPTWAPKFALVKPKSSDVKALLGHRSRSAAELRVQAQ, from the coding sequence ATGTTGTACGATGCATCCCAAGAGAGAGATAACTGTGGTTTCGGACTAATCGCCCATATAGAAGGTGAGCCGAGCCATAAAGTAGTGCGTACTGCCATTCACGCGCTCGCACGCATGCAGCACCGTGGCGCAATCCTTGCTGACGGCAAGACTGGCGACGGCTGCGGTTTATTACTTCAGAAGCCCGATCGTTTCTTTCGCCTGGTGGCAGAAGAGCACGGCTGGCGTTTAGCCAAAAATTACGCCGTTGGCATGATGTTTCTCAATCAGGACGAAGACCTGGCTCGCGCCACGCGTCGGATTGTAGAAGAAGAGTTGCAGAACGAAACGCTGTCCGTACTAGGCTGGCGTGAAGTTCCGACCAACCCGGATGTCCTGGGTGAAATTGCCCTGTCATCTATGCCGCGTATTGAGCAGATTTTCGTTAACGCCCCGGCAGGCTGGCGTCAACGTGATATGGAACGCCGCCTGTTCATGGCGCGTCGCCGTATTGAAAAGCGCATCGAAGACAAAGAGTTCTACGTGTGTAGTTTCTCCAATCTGGTGACGATCTATAAAGGTCTGTGCATGCCAGCGGATCTGCCACGTTTCTACCTCGATCTGGCCGATCTGCGTATGGAATCAGCAATTTGCCTGTTCCACCAGCGCTTCTCAACCAACACCGTACCGCGCTGGCCACTGGCGCAGCCGTTCCGCTATCTGGCGCACAACGGTGAGATCAACACCATTGCCGGTAACCGCCAATGGGCGCGCGCACGTGCTTACAAATTCAAAACCCCGCTGATTCCAGATTTGCAGGATGCCGCGCCGTTCGTTAACGAAACCGGCTCCGACTCCAGCTCGCTGGACAACATGCTGGAACTGTTCCTGAGCGGCGGGATGGATATCATCCGCGCCATGCGCCTGCTGGTTCCGCCAGCCTGGCAGAACAACCCGGATATGGACCCTGAGCTGCGCTCATTCTTCGACTTTAACTCCATGCACATGGAGCCGTGGGATGGCCCAGCCGGTATCGTGATGTCCGACGGGCGCTATGCGGCCTGTAACCTGGATCGTAACGGTCTGCGCCCCGCGCGCTATGTCATCACCAAAGACAAGCTGATCACCTGCGCGTCTGAAGTCGGTATCTGGGATTATCAGCCGGATGAGGTGGTTGAAAAAGGCCGCGTTGGTCCGGGCGAGCTGATGGTGATCGACACCCGTAGCGGCCGCATTCTGCACTCTGCCGAAACCGATAACGATCTGAAAAGTCGCCATCCTTACAAAGAGTGGATGGAGAAAAACGTTAAACGTCTGGTGCCGTTTGAAGAGTTGCCAGACGATCAGGTGGGCAGTCGTGAATTCGACAACGAGCTGCTGGAAACCTACCAGAAACAGTACGGTTACAGCAGCGAAGAGCTGGATCAGGTCATCCGCGTGCTGGGCGAGAACGGTCAGGAAGCCACGGGGTCGATGGGCGATGACACGCCGTTCGCCGTGCTGTCCAGCCGTCCACGCATCATTTATGACTACTTCCGTCAGCAGTTCGCGCAGGTGACCAACCCGCCGATCGATCCGCTGCGTGAAGCGCATGTGATGTCACTGGCGACCAGTATTGGTCGCGAGATGAACGTGTTCTGTGAAGCAGAAGGTCAGGCTCACCGCCTGAGCTTTAAATCACCGATCCTGCTTTACTCCGATTTCACCCAGTTGACGTCGCAGGATGAGCTGCACTATCGCGCCGACACGTTGGATCTGACGTTTGATCCGTCACAGCAAACGCTGCAACAGACCATCGAAAAACTGTGTGACGAAGCCGAGAGCAAGGTCAGAGACGGTGCCGTTCTGCTGGTGCTGTCCGACCGTGGTATTAGCGAATCTCGCCTGCCGGTCCCTGCGCCGATGGCCGTGGGTGCCGTTCAGCGCCGTTTGGTGGAAAAGAGCCTGCGCTGTGATGCCAACATCATTGTCGAAACCGCCAGTGCACGCGACCCGCACCACTTTGCCGTCCTGTTAGGCTTTGGTGCGACGGCTATCTACCCTTACCTCGCCTACGAAACGCTGGCGCGGATGGTGGATAACCACACCATCGACAAACCTTATCGTGCCGTGATGCTGAACTACCGCAACGGCATCAATAAAGGCCTGTACAAGATTATGTCCAAAATGGGCATCTCGACGATTGCGTCTTATCGCTGTTCCAAGCTGTTTGAAGCCGTGGGCCTGCACAAAGATGTCTCGACGGAATGCTTCCTTGGCGTCGTCAGCCGCATCGGCGGGGCAAACTACAGCGACTTCGAGCAAGATTTGTTGAACCTGTCCAAGCGGGCCTGGCTGAAGCGTAAAACACTGGAACAAGGCGGCCTGCTGAAGTTTGTTCACGGCGGCGAATACCATGCCTACAACCCGGATGTCGTCACCACGCTGCAAACCGCAGTAAAAACGGGTGAATACAGCGATTACGAGCAATACGCTAAACTGGTTAACGAGCGCCCAGCGGCAACATTACGTGACCTGCTGGCGTTGAAACCACAAGAAGGCGCGGCTATCGCTATCGACAGCGTTGAACCGGCCACTGAAATGTTTAAACGCTTCGATACCGCAGCCATGTCTATCGGCGCACTTAGCCCCGAAGCGCATGAATCGCTGGCAGAAGCGATGAACGGACTGGGTGGTTTCTCCAACTCCGGTGAGGGGGGTGAAGATCCGGCGCGTTACGGCACCAATAAAGTTTCACGTATCAAGCAGGTTGCTTCTGGCCGCTTTGGTGTCACGCCAGCCTATCTGGTCAACGCCGATGTAATTCAGATTAAAGTGGCACAGGGCGCGAAGCCGGGCGAAGGCGGTCAACTACCGGGTGATAAAGTCACGCCGTACATTGCTCGTCTGCGTTACTCCGTGCCGGGCGTGACGCTGATTTCGCCACCGCCGCACCACGATATTTACTCTATCGAAGATCTGGCGCAGTTAATTTTCGATCTGAAGCAGGTCAACCCGAAAGCGATGATTTCGGTAAAACTGGTGTCCGAACCGGGCGTCGGGACTATCGCCACCGGCGTTGCTAAGGCTTATGCCGACCTGATCACCATCGCCGGCTACGACGGCGGTACCGGTGCCAGCCCGTTGTCCTCAGTGAAATACGCAGGCTGCCCGTGGGAGCTGGGTCTGGTTGAAACACAGCAGGCTCTGGTATCCAACGGACTGCGCCACAAAATCCGCCTTCAGGTGGATGGTGGCCTGAAAACCGGTCTGGATATCGTCAAAGCGGCGATTCTGGGTGCAGAGAGCTTCGGCTTCGGCACCGGGCCGATGGTCGCGCTGGGTTGTAAATACCTGCGTATCTGCCACCTGAATAACTGTGCGACAGGTGTTGCAACGCAGGATGAGAAACTGCGCCGCGATCACTACCACGGCTTGCCTGAGCGTGTGGCCAACTACTTCCACTTCATTGCACATGAAACCCGTGTGCTAATGGCAGAGCTGGGCGTCAGCCGTCTGGTGGATCTGATTGGTCGTACTGACTTGTTGGTTGAACTGGACGGTTTCAGCGCTAAGCAGAACAAACTGGACCTGTCGCCGCTGCTGCACGCCGCACAGCCTCAGCCGGGCAAAGCGCTGTACTGTACTGAAAGCAATCTGTCGTTCGATAAAGGCTTGTTGAACAAAGAGTTGCTGGCACAAGCACAGCCGCACATTGATGCAAAACAGGGCAAAGCGCTCTATTTCGATATCCGTAACACCGACCGCTCCGTCGGCGCGACGCTGTCTGGTGCAATTGCAGAGAAACATGGCGATCAAGGGCTAGCTGGCGATCCGATTAAAGCGCACTTCTCCGGTACGGCAGGACAGAGCTTTGGCGTCTGGAACGCAGGCGGCCTTGAACTGAAATTAACGGGCGATGCCAACGACTACGTGGGCAAAGGTATGGCGGGCGGTAGCATCTCCGTGCGTCCTCCGGTAGGTTCAGCTTTCCGTAGCCACGAAGCCAGCATCATCGGTAACACCTGCCTCTACGGCGCTACCGGCGGTAAGCTGTTTGCCGCAGGCCGCGCTGGTGAGCGTTTCGCCGTGCGTAACTCCGGCTGTATCACCGTGGTAGAAGGTATCGGTGATAACGGCTGTGAATATATGACGGGCGGTATCGTCTGCGTGCTGGGTCGTACTGGCGTGAACTTTGGCGCAGGTATGACGGGTGGGTTCGCCTACGTGCTGGATGAAGACGGCGAATTCCGTAAACGCGTAAACCCAGAGCTGGTAGAAGTGCTGGCTGTTGAAGAGTTGGCTATTCATGAAGAGCATCTGCGTGGCCTGATCACCGAGCATGTGCATCAGACCGGTTCACACCGCGGAGAAGAGATCCTCGCTAACTGGCCGACCTGGGCACCGAAATTTGCTCTGGTGAAACCGAAGTCAAGTGATGTGAAGGCATTGTTGGGTCACCGTAGTCGTTCCGCAGCCGAGCTGCGGGTTCAGGCGCAGTAA
- the arcB gene encoding aerobic respiration two-component sensor histidine kinase ArcB translates to MKQIRLLAQYYVDLMVKLGLVRFSLLLASVLVLLAMVVQMAVTLLLSGEVENIDVVRSIFFGLLITPWAVYFLSVVVEQLEESRQRLSKLVAKLEEMRHRDLELNAQLQENIAQLNQEIADRIKAEEARVLVMSRLKEEMSRREQAQIELEQQSALLRSFLDASPDLVYYRNEEKEFSGCNRAMELLVGKSQKQLIGLTPQDVYAPDIAEKVMETDEKVFRHNVSLTYEQWLVYPDGRKACFELRKVPFYDRMGKRHGLMGFGRDITERKRYQDALENASREKTTFISTISHELRTPLNGIVGLSRILLDTQLDPEQQKYLKTIHVSAITLGNIFNDVIEMDKQERRKVQLDNQPIDFTGFLVDLENLGGLLAEPKGLKLIMDQHPPLPQKVITDGTRLRQILWNLLSNAVKFTPKGEKGEKGEIVVRVWHEKGDRLRFEVEDSGMGIPADELEKIFAMYYQVKDQHGGKPATGTGIGLAVSKRLAQNMGGDIQVSSTQGKGSCFTLTVIAPSVDDAGSDLEDDDDMPLPALHVLLVEDIELNVVVARSVLEKLGNSVDVAMTGQDALDMFDPDEFDLVLLDIQLPDMTGLDVARQLRSRYANRNMPPLVALTANVLKDKREYLDAGMDDVLSKPLSVPALTAVIKQYWDNHTVWAEEPVAEDGDEMAKAKEDLLDIPMLEQYLDLVGSKLIHQSLEMFEQMMPGYLAILDSNMTARDQKGITEEGHKIKGAAGSVGLRHLQQIAQQIQTSSLPAWWDNVQEWVDELKHDWRHDVQVLRDWVAKAEKES, encoded by the coding sequence ATGAAGCAAATTCGTCTGTTGGCTCAGTACTATGTTGATTTAATGGTAAAACTGGGGCTTGTCCGTTTTTCACTGCTGCTGGCCTCGGTATTGGTGCTGCTGGCGATGGTGGTGCAAATGGCGGTCACCCTGTTGCTCAGTGGGGAAGTCGAAAATATCGACGTTGTCCGCTCTATTTTCTTCGGGCTGCTGATTACGCCCTGGGCCGTTTATTTTCTTTCTGTGGTGGTGGAACAGCTTGAAGAGTCGCGCCAGCGGCTATCGAAGCTGGTGGCGAAGCTGGAAGAGATGCGCCATCGCGATCTGGAACTCAATGCGCAGCTTCAGGAGAACATCGCACAGCTCAATCAGGAAATTGCCGATCGTATCAAAGCAGAAGAAGCCCGTGTGCTGGTGATGAGCCGCCTCAAAGAAGAGATGTCCCGCCGAGAGCAAGCACAAATTGAGCTGGAGCAGCAATCTGCGCTGCTGCGTTCGTTCCTTGATGCCTCGCCAGATCTGGTTTACTACCGTAACGAAGAAAAAGAGTTCTCCGGCTGCAACCGCGCGATGGAGTTGCTGGTGGGCAAAAGCCAGAAGCAACTGATTGGTTTGACGCCGCAGGATGTTTACGCCCCTGATATTGCCGAGAAAGTGATGGAGACGGATGAAAAAGTGTTCCGTCATAACGTTTCTCTGACCTACGAACAATGGCTGGTTTATCCCGATGGGCGCAAAGCCTGTTTTGAGCTGCGTAAAGTGCCGTTTTATGACCGGATGGGCAAACGTCACGGGCTAATGGGATTCGGACGCGATATAACGGAGCGTAAGCGTTATCAGGACGCGTTAGAGAACGCCAGTAGGGAGAAGACCACTTTTATCTCAACAATCAGCCACGAGCTTCGTACGCCGCTTAATGGCATTGTCGGGTTAAGTCGTATCCTGCTGGATACACAACTTGACCCTGAACAGCAAAAATACCTGAAAACTATCCACGTCAGCGCGATTACGCTGGGCAATATCTTTAACGACGTGATTGAGATGGACAAACAGGAGCGCCGCAAGGTGCAACTGGATAATCAACCGATCGATTTCACTGGCTTTTTGGTGGATCTGGAAAACCTCGGTGGCCTGCTGGCAGAGCCGAAAGGCCTGAAGCTGATTATGGATCAGCACCCGCCTCTGCCGCAGAAAGTGATTACCGACGGCACGCGCCTGCGGCAGATTCTGTGGAACCTGCTCAGTAACGCGGTGAAATTTACGCCGAAGGGTGAGAAAGGCGAAAAAGGCGAAATTGTGGTGCGTGTCTGGCATGAAAAGGGTGACCGCCTGCGCTTTGAGGTTGAAGATTCCGGGATGGGCATTCCGGCCGATGAATTGGAAAAAATCTTCGCTATGTATTATCAGGTCAAAGACCAGCACGGTGGGAAGCCTGCAACGGGCACGGGAATTGGTCTGGCGGTGTCGAAGCGTCTGGCACAGAACATGGGGGGGGACATCCAGGTTTCCAGCACGCAAGGCAAGGGCTCCTGCTTCACCCTGACGGTGATTGCGCCGAGCGTCGATGACGCGGGAAGCGATCTGGAAGATGATGATGACATGCCGCTACCCGCGCTGCACGTTCTGCTGGTGGAAGATATCGAGCTGAACGTGGTGGTTGCGCGTTCGGTGCTGGAGAAACTGGGCAATAGCGTGGATGTCGCCATGACCGGGCAGGACGCGCTGGATATGTTCGATCCCGATGAGTTCGATCTGGTGTTGCTTGATATTCAACTGCCGGATATGACCGGGCTGGACGTGGCGCGTCAGCTACGTTCGCGTTATGCCAACCGCAACATGCCGCCGCTGGTGGCGCTGACGGCGAATGTACTGAAAGATAAACGCGAATATCTGGATGCCGGTATGGATGACGTGCTCAGCAAACCGCTGTCGGTGCCTGCGTTGACGGCCGTCATTAAACAATATTGGGATAATCACACAGTGTGGGCGGAAGAACCTGTGGCTGAGGACGGTGATGAAATGGCAAAAGCAAAAGAAGATCTGCTGGATATCCCGATGCTGGAACAGTATCTGGATTTGGTGGGGTCGAAATTGATTCATCAGAGCCTGGAAATGTTTGAACAGATGATGCCAGGCTATCTGGCGATTCTGGATTCCAACATGACGGCGCGCGATCAGAAAGGCATTACGGAAGAAGGGCACAAAATTAAAGGGGCGGCGGGTTCCGTTGGGTTACGGCATCTGCAGCAGATTGCTCAGCAGATTCAAACCTCATCGCTACCGGCATGGTGGGATAACGTACAGGAATGGGTCGATGAGCTTAAGCACGACTGGCGTCATGACGTTCAGGTACTGCGTGATTGGGTAGCAAAAGCAGAAAAAGAGTCCTGA
- the mtgA gene encoding monofunctional biosynthetic peptidoglycan transglycosylase produces MRWSRRRGGLLTWLKRLVVRSIVVVIGAWLAGILLFSFLPVPFSAVMADRQVSAWLNGEFSYVAHSDWVAMDDIAPEMALAVMAAEDQKFPQHWGFDIDAIGRALKHNERNTQRVRGASTLSQQMVKNLFLWDGRSWVRKGLEAGITTGVELVWTKRRILTVYLNIAEFGPGIFGVEAAARRYFNKPASRLTASEAALLAAVLPNPIRFHVNAPSSYVIQRQQWILRQMRQMGGEAFLRDNNLN; encoded by the coding sequence ATGAGGTGGAGCCGAAGGCGTGGAGGCTTACTCACGTGGCTGAAGCGTCTGGTTGTTCGGAGCATAGTGGTTGTCATCGGTGCGTGGCTGGCTGGCATCCTGCTGTTTTCCTTTCTGCCCGTACCGTTCTCAGCGGTAATGGCCGACAGGCAGGTCAGCGCATGGCTGAACGGCGAGTTTTCCTATGTTGCCCATTCAGATTGGGTGGCGATGGACGATATCGCACCGGAAATGGCGCTGGCGGTGATGGCGGCGGAAGATCAAAAATTCCCCCAGCATTGGGGCTTCGATATTGATGCGATTGGCCGGGCGCTGAAACACAACGAGCGCAACACGCAACGGGTTCGCGGTGCGTCTACGCTGTCACAGCAGATGGTGAAAAATCTGTTCTTGTGGGATGGGCGCAGTTGGGTGCGTAAAGGGCTTGAGGCAGGTATTACTACCGGTGTTGAGCTAGTCTGGACAAAGCGGCGAATTCTTACCGTGTATCTGAATATCGCTGAATTTGGCCCTGGAATTTTTGGCGTGGAAGCGGCTGCCAGACGTTATTTCAACAAACCTGCCAGCAGGCTGACGGCAAGCGAGGCTGCTTTGCTGGCGGCGGTACTGCCTAACCCCATTCGTTTTCACGTCAATGCGCCCTCCAGCTATGTCATTCAACGTCAGCAGTGGATTTTGCGCCAGATGCGGCAGATGGGCGGTGAGGCGTTTTTGCGAGATAACAATCTGAATTAA
- the elbB gene encoding isoprenoid biosynthesis glyoxalase ElbB yields MKRVGIVLSGCGVYDGSEIHEAVLTLLALDRAGAQAVCFAPDKPQLQVVNHLTGDVTGENRNVLAESARIARGNVQPLSTANAQDLDALIVPGGFGAVKNLSDFSTQGSACQIDKTLQLLTQEIYKQSKPIGLLCISPVLLPKILGIPVRVTIGNDIDTAEAVEEMGGIHVVCPVDDIVVDEEHKIVTTPAYMLANSISEAAQGIDKLVARVLDLIE; encoded by the coding sequence ATGAAACGAGTCGGCATTGTCCTCAGTGGTTGTGGTGTTTATGACGGTTCTGAGATTCATGAAGCCGTGTTGACGTTACTTGCGCTGGATCGCGCGGGTGCACAAGCCGTTTGCTTTGCGCCAGATAAGCCGCAATTACAGGTGGTTAATCACCTGACGGGGGACGTAACTGGCGAGAATCGCAACGTTTTAGCAGAATCAGCACGGATCGCCAGAGGAAACGTCCAGCCGCTTTCTACGGCGAATGCACAAGATTTAGACGCGCTGATTGTGCCAGGTGGTTTTGGCGCTGTGAAAAATTTAAGTGACTTTTCTACGCAGGGTTCGGCCTGTCAGATCGATAAAACGCTACAATTGCTCACACAGGAAATTTATAAGCAAAGTAAACCAATTGGTTTGCTTTGCATCTCGCCTGTGTTACTGCCGAAGATTCTGGGTATACCTGTTCGTGTAACCATTGGTAACGATATCGATACCGCTGAGGCCGTCGAAGAGATGGGCGGTATCCACGTCGTTTGTCCGGTCGATGATATCGTGGTGGATGAGGAACATAAAATCGTGACGACACCGGCCTATATGCTGGCTAACTCCATCAGCGAAGCCGCACAAGGCATTGATAAGCTCGTTGCCCGCGTATTGGATCTCATCGAATGA
- a CDS encoding TIGR01212 family radical SAM protein (This family includes YhcC from E. coli K-12, an uncharacterized radical SAM protein.) — MQLQKLINMFGGNLQRRYGEKIHKLTLHGGFNCPNRDGTLGRGGCTFCNVASFADEQMQQRSIAQQLEAQAGKVNRAKRYLAYFQAYTSTYAEVQVLESMYQEALKQAEMVGLCVGTRPDCVPDAVLDLLSRYHDRGYEVWLELGLQSACDKTLHRINRGHDFACYQETTRRARERGLKVCSHLIVGLPGEDAQRCLSTLEQVVETGVEGIKIHPLHIVEGSTMAKAWRAGRLPELALDRYVETAGEMIRHTPPDVIYHRISASARRPTLLAPLWCENRWTGMVELDRYLQTHGVQGSALGTPYRYDGV; from the coding sequence ATGCAATTGCAAAAATTAATCAATATGTTTGGCGGAAATCTTCAACGTCGCTATGGCGAGAAGATCCACAAGCTGACACTACACGGCGGGTTTAATTGCCCCAACCGCGATGGCACGCTGGGACGAGGTGGGTGTACGTTCTGTAATGTTGCCTCGTTTGCTGATGAACAGATGCAGCAACGCAGTATTGCGCAGCAACTGGAAGCACAGGCAGGAAAGGTGAATCGCGCCAAGCGCTATCTGGCTTATTTTCAGGCGTATACCAGTACCTATGCCGAAGTTCAGGTACTGGAGAGTATGTATCAGGAAGCGTTGAAGCAGGCCGAAATGGTGGGGCTTTGTGTGGGGACGCGTCCCGACTGTGTACCCGATGCCGTACTGGATTTATTGTCCCGCTATCACGATCGAGGTTATGAAGTATGGCTGGAGCTTGGGCTGCAAAGTGCCTGTGACAAAACGCTGCATCGGATTAATCGTGGTCATGATTTCGCCTGCTATCAGGAAACCACCCGCCGTGCGCGTGAGCGCGGTTTGAAGGTGTGTAGCCATCTGATTGTGGGTTTACCGGGAGAAGACGCACAGCGCTGTCTATCGACGCTGGAGCAGGTGGTCGAGACCGGGGTGGAAGGCATTAAGATTCATCCTCTCCATATCGTGGAGGGCAGCACGATGGCGAAGGCCTGGCGAGCGGGAAGGCTGCCCGAATTAGCCTTGGATCGCTACGTGGAGACGGCGGGAGAGATGATTCGCCATACGCCGCCAGACGTGATCTATCACCGCATTTCCGCCAGCGCCCGACGTCCGACCCTGCTGGCTCCGCTCTGGTGTGAAAATCGCTGGACGGGCATGGTAGAGCTGGACCGCTATCTGCAAACACACGGTGTACAGGGTTCCGCACTCGGCACACCTTACCGCTACGATGGCGTCTGA
- a CDS encoding alginate lyase family protein has translation MRLRYWSGLLVALCCVASVARADAEPKASSPDNPYAFLQQSQLSVVKQQLQQKTEKPQTRMAYEQLISEADRALKSANPNVTEKKSTPPSGSKHDYLSLSAYWWPDPDKADGLPWIRRDGQVNPASKDEETDGVRLAKFTAQTQALTLAWYFSGKQEYSDKATSMIRSWFIDPATRMNPNLDFAQGVPGIAPGRGSGVLDGRYFSTRIVDSLIMLRQAPGWTAQDEQQMQKWMSDYLHWLQTSKLGKKEATAQNNHGSWYTVQVAGIAWYLGKIDVVKSMAQLQREKLDHQLQPDGAQPEELARTRSFHYSYFNLQAITDMAMLASRVGENVWQYQTPKGSGVIKALDFMAPYLDENKAWPRKTMDRQSSRLIPLLLQAERALKTPRYQSQIKQAGFTELLTGEAGTRDKEQSHISVDTRRALWLLNPVTP, from the coding sequence ATGCGGTTACGTTATTGGTCAGGTTTACTGGTTGCATTGTGTTGTGTGGCTTCCGTTGCCCGTGCGGACGCGGAGCCTAAAGCGTCATCCCCCGATAATCCCTACGCCTTCTTGCAGCAGTCCCAGCTATCCGTAGTAAAACAGCAACTTCAGCAGAAAACGGAAAAGCCACAGACGCGAATGGCATACGAGCAGCTTATTTCGGAAGCCGATCGTGCGCTGAAAAGTGCTAACCCTAACGTGACGGAAAAAAAATCCACCCCACCCAGTGGTTCAAAGCATGATTATTTGAGCCTCAGCGCCTACTGGTGGCCCGATCCCGATAAAGCTGATGGTTTACCTTGGATTCGTCGTGATGGGCAGGTAAACCCTGCCAGCAAGGATGAAGAGACGGACGGGGTACGGTTGGCTAAATTCACGGCTCAAACGCAGGCCTTGACGCTGGCGTGGTATTTCTCGGGCAAACAGGAGTATTCCGATAAGGCAACGTCAATGATCCGTAGCTGGTTCATCGACCCGGCAACGCGCATGAACCCTAATCTCGATTTTGCACAAGGCGTGCCGGGCATCGCGCCGGGCAGAGGGTCGGGCGTGTTGGACGGGCGCTATTTTTCCACTCGCATTGTCGACTCGCTGATTATGCTGCGTCAGGCACCGGGTTGGACGGCGCAGGATGAGCAGCAGATGCAAAAATGGATGAGCGATTATCTGCACTGGCTACAAACCAGTAAATTGGGGAAGAAAGAGGCAACGGCTCAGAACAATCATGGTAGCTGGTACACCGTACAAGTTGCTGGCATCGCCTGGTATCTGGGAAAAATCGATGTGGTGAAATCCATGGCGCAATTGCAGCGAGAGAAATTGGATCATCAACTGCAACCGGATGGGGCTCAGCCGGAAGAGTTGGCGCGTACCCGCTCTTTCCATTACAGCTACTTCAATCTTCAGGCGATAACAGATATGGCGATGTTAGCGTCTCGTGTCGGGGAGAATGTCTGGCAATACCAAACGCCGAAGGGCAGTGGTGTGATAAAGGCGCTGGATTTTATGGCGCCGTATCTGGACGAGAATAAGGCGTGGCCGCGTAAGACGATGGATAGGCAAAGCAGCCGTCTTATTCCGCTGTTATTGCAGGCGGAGCGTGCTCTGAAAACGCCGCGTTACCAGTCGCAAATCAAACAGGCGGGTTTTACTGAGCTACTGACCGGTGAGGCTGGCACGCGGGATAAAGAACAGAGCCATATCAGTGTCGACACGCGTCGTGCGCTCTGGCTGCTGAATCCTGTAACGCCTTGA